The Streptococcus marmotae genome contains the following window.
TGTTGACGGTCTTCCAACAGGTGTTACCTTCGATCCAACAACAGGTGTGATTTCAGGTACTCCAACTGTAGCTGATTGGGGCACAGATGAAGAGAAACCATTCACAGTAACGGTTACAGCGACTGATGAAGCTGGTAACAAGACAACTGAAACGTTTGACATCAAGGTTCAACGCGACACTGATAAAGACGGAATGCCAGATGTGACAGATCCAGATGATGACAACGACGGATTTAGTGACGAAGATGAGAAAACAGCTAAGACAGATCCGAAAGATCCAACCAGCAAGCCAACAGTCACTACAGACGCTGACAAGTACACCCCATCTTACTCAGACGCTAGCGGTAAGCCAGGTGAAGCAGTGACGACAAAAGCGCCAACCTTCAGTCCAGAATTACCAGCAGATGCTAAAAAACCAACCTACACAATCTCAACAGAGCAACCAGCAGGAACAACTCCGCTTCCAGCAGGAACAACAGCGACAGTTGACGGAGATGGTAAGGTTAGCGTAACTGTTCCGTCAGATGCAACTCCAGGAACAGAGTACACGATTCCAGTTGAAGTAACCTATGGTGATGGTTCGAAAGAAGTTGTCCCAGTTAAGGTAACAGTAGCAGCACCAGATAAAGACACCACTAAACCAACTATTGAAGCAATCGGTGACCAAACAGTTGTGGAAGGTAAAGCAATCACTCCAATCACTGTTAAGGCAACAGATGATTCAGGTAAAGCACCAACAGTAACTGTTGACGGTCTTCCAACAGGTGTTACCTTCGATCCAACAACAGGTGTGATTTCAGGTACTCCAACTGTAGCTGATTGGGGCACAGATGAAGAGAAACCATTCACAGTAACGGTTACAGCGACTGATGAAGCTGGTAACAAGACAACTGAAACGTTTGACATCAAGGTTCAACGCGACACCGATGGCGACGGAATGCCAGATGTGACAGATCCAGATGATGACAACGACGGATTTAGTGACGAAGATGAGAAAACAGCTAAGACAGATCCGAAAGATCCAACCAGCAAGCCAACAACAACTATCGATGGTGTGTCAGATAAGACCGTTACCGAAGGACAGCCAATTGAACCAATCACTGTTACAACTACCAACGTTCCAGAAAGTGGTAAGACAGAAGTGACAGGTCTTCCAGACGGATTAACCTTTGATCCAGAAACTGGTAAAATTTCAGGTACTCCAACTAAATTGACTGATTGGGGTAAAGAGGAAGAAACACGTGAGTTCAAAGGTAAAGTTGAAGTAAAAGACAAAGATGGTAAGGTAATCGCTGAAAAACCATTTGTTATCACTGTTCAACGCGACACTGATGGCGACGGAATGCCAGATGTGACAGATACAGATGATGACAACGATGGCTTCACTGACGAACAAGAGAAAACAGCTAATACAGATCCGAAAGATCCAAACAGCAAGCCAACAGTCACTACAGATGCCGATAAGAATGATCCAAAAGCGAAGGAACAAACAGTTGGTTTGAATGAAACACCAAAAGCAGAAGATTCAATTGAAAACTTGAAAGACCTGCCAGCGGGCACTACAGTTTCCTTCAAGGACCCAGTTGATACTTCAACCGAAGGTGAAAAGAACGCAACAGTAGTTGTGACTTACCCAGATGGTTCAAGTGAAGAAGTTCCAGTTAAGATTGTCGTGAAAGACAAACTTACAGACGCCGATAAGAATGATCCAAAAGCGAAGGAACAAACAGTTGGCTTGAATGAAACACCAAAAGCAGAAGATTCAATTGAAAACTTGAAAGACCTGCCAGCGGGCACTACAGTTTCCTTCAAGGACCCAGTTGATACTTCAACAGAAGGTGAAAAGAACGCAACAGTAGTTGTGACTTACCCAGATGGTTCAAGTGAAGAAGTTCCAGTTAAGATTGTCGTGAAAGACAAACTTACAGACGCCGATAAGAATGATCCAAAAGCGAAGGAACAAACAGTTGGCTTGAATGAAACACCAAAAGCAGAAGATTCAATTGAAAACTTGAAAGACCTGCCAGCGGGCACTACAGTTTCCTTCAAGGACCCAGTTGATACTTCAACAGAAGGTGAAAAGAACGCAACAGTAGTTGTGACTTACCCAGATGGTTCAAGTGAAGAAGTTCCAGTTAAGATTGTCGTGAAAGACAAACTTACAGACGCCGATAAGAATGATCCAAAAGCGAAGGAACAAACAGTTGGCTTGAATGAAACACCAAAAGCAGAAGATTCAATTGAAAACTTGAAAGATCTGCCAGCGGGTACTACAGTTTCCTTCAAGGACCCAGTTGATACTTCAACAGAAGGTGAAAAGAACGCAACAGTAGTTGTGACATATCCAGATGGATCAAGCGAAACAGTTTCAGTTAAGATTGTCGTGAAAGACAAACGTACAGACGCCGATAAGAATGATCCAAAAGCGAAGGATCAAACAGTTGGCTTGAATGAAACACCAAAAGCAGAAGATTCAATTGAAAACTTGAAAGATCTGCCAGCGGGTACTACAGTTTCCTTCAAGGACCCAGTTGATACTTCAACAGAAGGTGAAAAGAACGCAACAGTAGTTGTGACATATCCAGATGGATCAAGCGAAACAGTTTCAGTTAAGATTGTCGTGAAAGACAAACGTACAGACGCCGATAAGAATGATCCAAAAGCGAAGGATCAAACAGTTGGCTTGAATGAAACACCAAAAGCAGAAGATTCAATTGAAAACTTGAAAGATCTGCCAGCGGGTACTACAGTTTCCTTCAAGGACCCAGTTGATACTTCAACAGAAGGTGAAAAGAACGCAACAGTAGTTGTGACTTACCCAGATGGTTCAAGTGAAGAAGTTCCAGTTAAGATTGTCGTGAAAAATGCTGATAAGACAGCTGATAAGCCAACTATCATAGCCAATGAGGATGGGTCTGTAACAGTTAAACCAGGTGCAGATAATGTAAAAGAAAGCATTACCTACACCGATGAAGCTGGTAATAATCACACAATTACCATCACTAAAGGTGAAAATGGCAACTGGACAGCAGCAGGTGCACTTCCAGAAGGTGTGACAATTAGCAAAGACGGTGCCCTAACTATTCCAGCTGATAAGGTTAAGGACGGGTCAACTGTTACTGCTACAGGTACAGACAATCAAGGCAATACAGAAACTGCGACTGGTACTGCAGGACATGCCAAACATCATGAAGTATCGAAAAATCCGCCAGTTGTGGAAAAACCAACCTTGGTGATTCCAAGACCAGTACCAGCTCCAGATTTAGGAACTCCAAAACCAGGTAAGCAAGGTCAACCAAGTACGGAGTTAGCTGGTAAACAAGAAAAACCAAGTACAGAGTCAATGAGCCAAAAATCACCAACTCCAGTGAAGATGGCTTCAGATAAAACAGCAGATAAATCAATGGAATCATCCGCTACGACTGCAGCACTTCCTAAGACAGGTACAGAGGCTTCTAATGTGGGAGTTTATGGCCTAGCAGCCCTTGGACTTGCAGGCTTCTTAGCCCTAGGTAAACGCAAGAGAGAAGACGAAGAGTAGACTTCTCTTCCCTCTCATACTATACAAACGCTTAGAAAGAAATTTCTAGGCGTTTTCTTTTAATGCTCGTCAAAAATTAACCTCTGACGTCGTCATACTCATTTAATTTAAAAAATAGCCATTTTATCTATAACTGTTTATTTATGCTGATAAATAAATGTAACAAAGTAAGTCCAACAGAATATTCTTTCAGTAAATGGAATGGACAGTAATTAAAAAAATAGGTAGTTTATGCCTGAACCTTCTAAGAAAGTAGTAAAAAAGCTAACTTTGATTTTCATTTAGGATCACCTTGCTGAACTCTAGTTCCATCTGGCGTTTCGTTGCCTAGTCAACTGTTGATTTTTGTAGAGTATAGACAGATAGTGGAGGATCTACTTTGTTGTTTTGAAAATAAAGAGAAATTTTCATAAAAGCACTCAGAAAATATGCTAAACGTTTGACATATTTAGAAAAAATCTGTAGAATATCTAATGATAAATTAAAATTTAGGAGTATAGTATGCAACAGTCAAAGAAGAAATTAATCGCTCTTGGTGTAGCGAGTGCTTCGTTAGCAGCTAGTCTGACATCGATGAATGTAAAGGCAGACACAGAACCAGCATCAAATCTTACTGACAGTGAAAATATTCAAGCACCATCTGAATCGGTAGAAAAGTCAAAAACAGGAGTAGCAGAAACAACTGCTTCTACGACTGAAAAAGATACGGCTGAGGTTTCTAATAATAATAATAATAATGCTTTAGAAGAAGCAACGAAGGAAGAAACAGGACAAGGCCAACCTACTGATGAGGCAGCACAAAAGGAAGAAAAGGCAGCAGAAGTATCCTCACGTCTCAATAGCCCAGCTCTTCCAATCAATCCTACAACTGGACTGACAAGTGATGCAGAGAAAATTGCTTCAGAAGCGCAAATCGATATTGCAACCTTAACTGAAAAGCAAAAAGAAGCCCTTAATAAAATTGTTTTAGTTGATACGGCAGAATCTGGCAATCGGATGACGTACAAGCAATTTGAAGATATTGCGAATGCTCTGGTAGAACAAGATCCTAAGTATGCAATTCCATATTTTAATGCTGAAGTTATCAAAAATATGCCTGCAGCAACAACAAAAGATGCGCAGACGGGCGAAGTAGCTGATTTAGATGTCTGGGATTCATGGCCAGTACAGGATATCCGGACAGGGCACGTTTCGAACTGGAATGGTTATCAGCTTGTTGTGGCTATGATGGGTGTTCCAAATACAAACGACAACCATCTTTACCTCCTTTACAATCAATATGGGGATAACAATTTTGATAATTGGAAAAATGCAGGTTCCATCTTTGGATATACTCAAACGCCTGCCATCCAACAGTGGTCTGGTTCAGCGGTTGTTAACTCAGACAACTCGATCCAATTGTACTACACACATGTGGATACAACGGATCAAAATAGCAATAACCAACAACTTGCCACTGCAACCTTAAATCTTGTTCTTGAGAACGGAGAGGTTAAAATCAAGTCAGTTGAAAATGATAGAGTATTGACACCTGAGGGTGGAGATGGGTACTTCTACCAAAGCTACAAACAATGGCGTAAAACCTTTACAGGGGCTGATAATATCGCGATGCGTGATCCACACGTGATCGAAGATACAGATGGAAGCCGTTATCTTATATTTGAAGCGAGTACAGGGGAGCAAGATTACCAAGGAGAGCATCAAATCTACCGCTGGTCAAACTATGGTGGAGATGCTAAGTATAATGTCAAGAGCCTTTTCCGCTTGTTAGAAAATGCTGACATGTATGACCGTGCAAGTTGGGCAAATGCTGCGATTGGTATTTTGAAATTGACTGGTGATGAAAAAACACCAGAAATTGAACGTTACTATACTCCACTTGTAAGCTCTCCAATGGTAAGTGATGAGATTGAACGTCCAAACGTTGTCCGCTTAGGTGATAAATACTATCTCTTTGCAGCGTCGCGTCTGAACCATGGAAGTAACAATGATGCGTGGGTGAATGCAAATTACAATGTTGGGGATAACGTTGTCATGCTGGGTTATGTATCTGATTCCTTGACAAAAGGCTATAAACCACTAAATATGAGTGGTGTTGTCTTAACGGCATCTGTACCAGCGGATTGGCGTACAGCTACCTATTCTTATTACGCAGTACCTGTAGAAGGCTCATCAGATACCCTACTTGTTACGTCCTATATGACAAACCGTAATGAAGTCGCTGGAAAAGGTAAAAATTCTACTTGGGCTCCAAGTTTCCTTATTCAAATTCTTCCAGATAATACGACACGTGTCTTGGCTAAGATGACACAACAAGGGGACTGGATTTGGGATGAAGGTAGTGAGACTCAAA
Protein-coding sequences here:
- a CDS encoding glycoside hydrolase family 68 protein is translated as MQQSKKKLIALGVASASLAASLTSMNVKADTEPASNLTDSENIQAPSESVEKSKTGVAETTASTTEKDTAEVSNNNNNNALEEATKEETGQGQPTDEAAQKEEKAAEVSSRLNSPALPINPTTGLTSDAEKIASEAQIDIATLTEKQKEALNKIVLVDTAESGNRMTYKQFEDIANALVEQDPKYAIPYFNAEVIKNMPAATTKDAQTGEVADLDVWDSWPVQDIRTGHVSNWNGYQLVVAMMGVPNTNDNHLYLLYNQYGDNNFDNWKNAGSIFGYTQTPAIQQWSGSAVVNSDNSIQLYYTHVDTTDQNSNNQQLATATLNLVLENGEVKIKSVENDRVLTPEGGDGYFYQSYKQWRKTFTGADNIAMRDPHVIEDTDGSRYLIFEASTGEQDYQGEHQIYRWSNYGGDAKYNVKSLFRLLENADMYDRASWANAAIGILKLTGDEKTPEIERYYTPLVSSPMVSDEIERPNVVRLGDKYYLFAASRLNHGSNNDAWVNANYNVGDNVVMLGYVSDSLTKGYKPLNMSGVVLTASVPADWRTATYSYYAVPVEGSSDTLLVTSYMTNRNEVAGKGKNSTWAPSFLIQILPDNTTRVLAKMTQQGDWIWDEGSETQITVGTRDTAHLPGEDDGYIDWNVIGGYNLKHHTAHVPTRTTPTPTPTPYRPTPSTPRVTPEVPVREVPKAPVATPAVLKPVTPTPVSSGESKLLPKTGVASEQSGFVYMATALGLAGLAMLPKRKEERE